In Meiothermus ruber DSM 1279, the following proteins share a genomic window:
- a CDS encoding NEW3 domain-containing protein: protein MPRLLALLLLMMSLGLAQGFRGLALYTPYPSQSVRLGETISLPITLKGYNLPPQTVQVRVAELAPGWKASLLGGGRVVGAVYVLPDGEQSLSLRLEPPQNVRAGTYRFRLVAEGSGVRAELPIALTLGQVLPKRLSLETELPVLKGTPTASFRYRVTLRNESDQDLLVNLEADAPENFRVSFSTAFGGQEINSLPLKAGESRDLEVQVTPPRQVEAKVYAVTLRALAGEAKAELAVNLDITGQVELSLSTPEERLSGRAYAGRENPIKLVVKNNGSAPAENLELSASEPSGWEVRFEPDKIERLAPGAESEVTARIKPSSRAVAGDYMLTLRASAEGAQASADYRVTVQTSTLWGLIGVALIAVAVGAVGFAVSRFGRR, encoded by the coding sequence ATGCCACGCCTACTTGCGCTCTTGCTGCTGATGATGAGCCTGGGCCTGGCCCAGGGGTTCCGTGGTCTGGCCCTGTACACGCCCTACCCCTCGCAAAGCGTGCGGTTGGGTGAAACCATCAGCCTACCCATCACCCTCAAGGGCTACAACCTGCCGCCCCAGACCGTGCAGGTGCGGGTCGCCGAGCTGGCCCCGGGCTGGAAGGCCAGCCTGCTGGGCGGGGGCCGGGTGGTGGGCGCGGTGTATGTGCTGCCCGATGGAGAGCAGAGCCTTTCCCTGCGGCTTGAACCGCCGCAAAACGTGCGAGCCGGCACCTACCGCTTCCGGCTGGTGGCCGAGGGCAGCGGGGTACGGGCCGAGCTCCCCATTGCCCTCACGCTGGGCCAGGTGCTGCCCAAGCGGCTATCCCTCGAGACCGAGCTCCCCGTGCTCAAAGGCACCCCCACCGCCAGCTTCCGCTACCGGGTTACCCTTCGAAACGAGAGCGACCAGGATTTGCTGGTCAACCTCGAGGCCGACGCCCCCGAGAACTTCCGGGTGAGCTTCAGCACCGCCTTTGGCGGCCAGGAGATCAACAGCCTGCCCTTAAAAGCCGGGGAAAGCCGCGATCTGGAGGTTCAGGTCACCCCCCCCAGGCAGGTGGAGGCCAAAGTTTATGCCGTTACCCTGCGGGCCCTGGCCGGGGAGGCCAAGGCCGAGCTGGCCGTGAACCTGGATATCACCGGCCAGGTCGAGCTGAGCCTCTCCACGCCGGAGGAGCGGCTCTCAGGGCGGGCCTATGCCGGGCGTGAGAACCCCATCAAGCTGGTAGTCAAGAACAACGGCAGCGCCCCGGCAGAGAACCTCGAGCTTTCCGCCAGCGAGCCTTCGGGCTGGGAGGTCAGGTTTGAGCCCGACAAGATCGAGCGGCTGGCCCCAGGGGCCGAGTCGGAGGTTACCGCCCGCATCAAGCCCTCCTCCCGGGCCGTTGCAGGCGACTACATGCTGACCCTACGGGCCAGCGCCGAAGGAGCCCAGGCCTCGGCCGATTACCGGGTGACCGTGCAGACCTCCACCCTGTGGGGGCTGATCGGGGTGGCCCTGATTGCGGTGGCGGTCGGTGCGGTGGGGTTCGCGGTCTCACGCTTTGGGCGGCGCTAG